From Draconibacterium halophilum, one genomic window encodes:
- the ybaK gene encoding Cys-tRNA(Pro) deacylase yields the protein MKKTNAARLLDSKKISYDLVEYHVDEADLSAAHVAESLGQNVEQVFKTLVLRGKKTSVFVAVIPGAAELNLKKSAKVSGNKSVEMVLMKELLGLTGYIRGACSPMAMKKPYPIYVHKTCLNFETIFVSAGKRGMQIKIDPKDLITCTGAEIADLIDE from the coding sequence ATGAAGAAAACAAATGCTGCCCGTTTACTCGACAGCAAAAAGATTTCGTACGACTTGGTTGAATACCATGTTGATGAGGCTGATTTGAGTGCTGCTCATGTTGCAGAGTCGTTGGGGCAGAATGTTGAGCAGGTTTTTAAAACGCTGGTTCTTCGAGGTAAAAAAACGAGTGTGTTTGTGGCTGTAATTCCCGGAGCTGCTGAGCTAAATCTGAAAAAATCTGCAAAAGTATCGGGAAATAAAAGTGTAGAAATGGTGTTGATGAAAGAGCTGCTGGGGCTAACCGGATACATTCGTGGCGCTTGTTCGCCAATGGCTATGAAAAAACCTTACCCTATTTATGTTCATAAAACTTGCTTGAATTTCGAAACTATTTTTGTGAGTGCCGGGAAACGAGGAATGCAGATAAAAATCGATCCAAAAGATCTGATTACCTGCACTGGAGCAGAGATCGCTGATCTTATTGATGAATGA
- a CDS encoding tryptophan--tRNA ligase: MQDDFNCYFFIADIHSLTTHPTPENLQSGVRQVLAEYLACGIDPEKSTIFIQSDVPEVSELYALLNMNAYLGELERTTSFKDKARQNPDNVNAGLLTYPVLMASDIIIHKAHFVPVGKDQEQNLEMARKFAKRFNRMYKCDIFPIPRPYTFGGAI; the protein is encoded by the coding sequence ATGCAGGACGATTTTAACTGCTACTTTTTTATTGCTGATATTCACTCGCTGACTACGCACCCAACGCCTGAGAATTTGCAGTCGGGTGTGCGCCAGGTGCTTGCCGAATATCTGGCTTGCGGTATCGATCCTGAAAAATCAACGATATTTATTCAGAGTGATGTTCCTGAGGTTTCGGAATTGTATGCTTTATTAAACATGAATGCCTATTTGGGCGAGTTGGAACGTACAACGTCGTTTAAAGATAAAGCCCGTCAGAATCCGGATAACGTAAATGCCGGTTTGTTGACTTATCCTGTTTTAATGGCTTCGGATATTATTATTCACAAAGCACATTTTGTACCGGTTGGAAAAGACCAGGAGCAAAACCTGGAAATGGCGCGTAAATTTGCCAAACGTTTTAACCGCATGTACAAATGTGATATATTTCCAATTCCGCGTCCGTATACCTTCGGTGGGGCGATATGA
- a CDS encoding tryptophan--tRNA ligase, with amino-acid sequence MIKVPGLDGSGKMGKSEGNAINLYEDPKSIRKKVMRAVTDSGPTEMNQEKPEAVQNLFTLMDIVSTPDTVAHFDELYNKCEIRYGDLKKQLAEDIIAYTSPIRERIIEILKDDAYLAKVAKMGAEKAQVSAAKTLQEVKDVIGFKKLF; translated from the coding sequence ATGATTAAAGTTCCGGGACTGGATGGCAGTGGTAAAATGGGAAAATCGGAAGGTAATGCAATCAACCTTTACGAAGATCCAAAATCGATACGTAAAAAAGTAATGCGCGCGGTTACTGATTCAGGTCCAACAGAAATGAATCAGGAAAAACCAGAAGCCGTTCAAAACCTGTTTACGCTGATGGACATCGTTTCAACACCCGATACAGTTGCACATTTCGATGAGTTATACAACAAATGCGAAATTCGTTACGGCGATCTGAAAAAACAACTAGCCGAAGATATTATCGCCTACACATCGCCAATTCGCGAGCGTATTATCGAAATTCTGAAAGATGATGCTTACCTCGCAAAAGTGGCGAAAATGGGTGCCGAAAAAGCTCAGGTGTCAGCTGCAAAAACATTGCAGGAGGTAAAAGATGTAATCGGATTCAAGAAACTGTTTTAG